The following nucleotide sequence is from Chloracidobacterium validum.
CGGTAGAATTTCAGCGGCGGCGCGGGCACGTTATCGGCTCGAAGGCTCGCGTCCGCTGACGGGACGTTCATCCATCCGACGCCTGAATGGACTGCCTCCCACGGCGCGGGTTGCCACGGATAAGTTTCTCATGTTTGACCGCCACCGGATTCCAGTCGTGACTGCTAACTTGGTGGAGGAAACCGAGGTTGTGCGCCATGCGCCGGAAAGGCTGGCCCAGGTCGTGCTGGATGTGTATGCCCGACGTTTGCCCGCGACCCAACGCAAGCCAAATCTCCGACTCGTCGCGCGGTGACAGACCTGACGACGTAGCGCTTCCACAGCCCAACCTCCTGCCATGACGACGGTGGCTTCCAACATTCCTTCTCGTAACATTCCTTCTCGTAACATTCCTTCTCGCTGGCACATCTGGCGGCGGCGGCTGGTTTTCATCGGCCTGGGTTTTTGTCTGCTCGTTGGGGCAGCGCTGATCTGGCTGCCTGAAATGGTTGAGCGGGAGGTGAATGGGATTGCCGCGACGACGCGCAAGCCTCCGTCGTCCCGCGCCTTGGCGCTGCATGCCCGGTTGTTCGTGGCCGATCTACATGCCGATACTCTGCTGTGGAACCGTGACCTTCTGGCGCGCAGTACGCGCGGCCATGTGGACCTGCCGCGCTTACAGGAAGGGAATGTGGCGCTGCAAGCCTTTACCATCGTCACAAAAGCGCCGCGCGGCATGAACAACGAGCGGACCGATGGCGACCGCTTCAACTTGGTGGCCGCCCTGAACGTGGCCCAGTTGTGGCCGCCCAAAACCTGGACGAGCTTCACGGAGCGCGCGCTCTATCAATGTCAGCGGCTGGAAGCCGCCGCGGCGCGCTCGGGTGGCCAACTGACCCTCATTCGCAACCAGGCGGAACTGCGTGATTTTCTGGCTCGTCGCGCTGCCAATCCAAAGCTGGTCGGGGCGCTGCTTGGCGTCGAAGGCGCGCACGCCCTTGACGGCGACCTCACCAATCTGGATCGGCTGTACGCGGCCGGTGTCCGCATGATGGCACCGACGCACTTCTTCGACAATGAGTGGGGTGGTTCGGCGCACGGTCTAGCCAAAGGCGGACTCACCGACCTGGGGCGTGAACTCATCCGCCGCATGGAGCAAAAGTCCATGGTCGTTGACCTCGCGCATGCTTCGCCGGCTGTGATTGACGACGTGTTGGCCATGGCCACGCGCCCGGTGGTGATTTCGCACACCGGGGTGCGCGGCACCTGTGGCGGGTTGCGCAACATCACGGACGACCAGTTGCGCGGTATCGCGCGCACCGGCGGGGTGGTTGGCATCGGGTATTTCTTTGCGGCCGTCTGCGGCCAGGATGCCCGCTCGATTGCCCGCGCCATGCGCTATGCGGCCAATGTGGCCGGCGTTGAGCATGTCGCCCTGGGTTCGGACTATGATGGCGCGGTGAGTGTGCCTTTCGACACGGCGCACCTGGCCGAAATCACCGACGCTTTGCTTGAAGAAGGATTTTCTGAGCAAGAGATTGCCCTTATGATGGGAGGCAACGTCCAGCGGGTCTGGCTGGCCGCATTGCCCTAACCGTCGCCAAGCGACCGGTTGAAAGAAGCGACATCAATGACCGAACGACGCCTTCGTATTCTCATTGCCAAGCCCGGACTTGACGGCCATGACCGTGGCGCGAAAGTGATCGCGCGCGCGCTGCGCGACGCTGGCATGGAAGTCATCTACACTGGCTTGCGTCAAACACCAGAGCAAATCGTTGCCGCCGCCGTGCAGGAAGACGTGGATGCCATTGGGGTTTCCATTCTGTCCGGCGCGCACATGACGTTGTTCCCGCGCATTTTGGAACTGATGCGCGAGCAGGGGATTGACGACATTCCACTGTTCGGGGGGGGCATCATTCCTGACGAAGACATCCCGAAGCTCAAGGCGGCCGGGGTGGATGAAATCTTCACGCCAGGCGCGACGATGGATGCCATCATTGCCTACATTCAAAACCGCGTCGGGACGGCCGCGGCCAACGCCTGACGCCAGCAACGGCGCAGGGCGCGGCCGGCATTCGCGCGCTTTTGTCTGCGAAGCGTCAAGCTGCCCACTACGGATGACCTTCTGACAACAGGCGCTGAAGCGTGCGCCGAATAAGCGCTGGCGTGGGAGCTGATGTTTCCTGGACCACGCCAATCCGTGAAGGCAGGATGAACCGCGCCTGGCCGCCAACAACCTTTTTGTCGTAAGCCAGAGCCGCCAGGACGGCATCCACCGCAATACCGGACGTTGCAGGCATTCGCCCGACGCGCCGCACCAACGCTTGCACCCGCTCCGCTTCGGCCGCCGCCATCCAGCCTAGTTCAGCGGCGATCTGACAGGCGGCGATCATGCCGAGTCCGACGGCTTCGCCATGGCGAAAGCGCCGGTACTTGGTCACAGCTTCCAACGCATGGCCAATTGTGTGGCCGAAGTTGAGGATTTTACGTTCGCCGGTTTCGCGCTCGTCCCGCGCCACGATGTCCGCCTTGATGCGGCAGCAATCCGCAATCACCTCGCCCAGCCAGTCCCAGGGCGCGTCCCGCCGCAGTGAAAGCGGCAACCGGGCTTCGAGCCGCGCAAACAGATCAGCATCGCGGATCACACCGTACTTGATGGCCTCATGCCAACCGGCATGCCATTCACGGCGGGGCAGGGTTTGGAGCGTTTCTAAGTCGGCGACAACCAGCGCCGGTTGATGAAAGGCGCCGATCAGGTTTTTACCTTCGCGCCAGTTGAAGCCAGTTTTACCGCCAACACTGCTATCAATCATCGCCAGCAGCGTAGTCGGAACTTGAACAAAGGCCACGCCGCGCAGGTACGTCGCCGCTGCAAACCCAACGAGGTCACCGACGACCCCACCCCCTAGGGCGACCAGCACATCGCGGCGCTCAAGTCGCTGCGCCAGGCAGAAGTCCCAGATGCGTTCCACCGTGCGCAGGTGCTTGAAGCGCTCACCATCGGGAATGACGCAGAGCTGAACGGCGAAGCCGGCCGCTTCTAAACTCGCCGTGGTGGCAGCCGCGTAGTGCCGGGCAACCTTCGGGTTGGTCACGATGGCGACCGACCGTGGGGCGTCACCAAACGTTTGGTGCAGGTGATGCCCTAAAGCGCGACATAGCCCTACGCCAATGTGGATGTCATACCGCCCGCTCGCATGCGTGACCGGAACGGTGGCGGTCGGATGAGCCTGAAGCCTGTTCATCACCCTGTGCCGCTAGGTTTTTTCTTCATCTGTTGCAGGACGAGGTTGCGCACCTGAACCGGCACCGTCGGGTCCGTGCTGAGTTCCTTGAGTTGGGAGGGCGTCAGCGTTCCGACCAGGGTAACGGCACGTCCCAGCGGGAGCATGCGGTTTCGGAGCAGCGCCATTTTGACATAGTTGCGATTGGCCCACCGCGCGGTATCCGCAATCAGGATGACGACATGCTGGTGGGTCGCTTTCCACACCGCGGTCGAAACCACGCTCTCCGTCAAAAAGGGGTTATTGAGCACGGCCCGGATGACCTCGCTGTTGGCATCGTTGAGCATCTGCGGAAGCAGTCGTCCGCCGTTGCCACGGCGCGCCAGCGTGATTTTTTGCCCCAGCGGAAGGTTTTGGTACTGCTGCAAAATGGCGTTTTCGGCCGCAGTTTTGATTTCCAGCGGAAGCGCTGGCGTGATGAGCACCGTGACCAGATCGAAGAGAAACAGATTCGGCACGAGGCGCAGTCCCGCCGAGGCCGGAAGCTTTGGATTGAGCACGAGCATGCGCCGTAGGCGGTGGCTTTCCTGCACGCGCCGGTCGCCGGCCATGCGCCGCAGGACTTCATGCGAAACATCACGCCGCCGGGCAATGATGGTCAGTTCTTCCTCGCCGGTGGCTTCGTTATCAAGCAGGGCGTTGAGGACTTCATCGGTTGCATCGAAAGCGAGTTCAAGCCGCTCTTCGGGCGTTCCACTTCGGGCGCGCTGAACCCGCCGCAGCAAATCGAGCTGTCCTAGAGCCGCTTGTTTGGCGGCAGCTTCCGCCGCGCTGATTTCCGGCGGCGCTGCCAAGTCATCTTCTTGCTCATCAGGCATAACGTTTTCTTCACCGCGTCCTTCACTGTGGCAGATCGGGCTTGAGGTACGTGGCAAACCATTCGTGGACGGTTTTGTACCAG
It contains:
- a CDS encoding dipeptidase; the protein is MTTVASNIPSRNIPSRNIPSRWHIWRRRLVFIGLGFCLLVGAALIWLPEMVEREVNGIAATTRKPPSSRALALHARLFVADLHADTLLWNRDLLARSTRGHVDLPRLQEGNVALQAFTIVTKAPRGMNNERTDGDRFNLVAALNVAQLWPPKTWTSFTERALYQCQRLEAAAARSGGQLTLIRNQAELRDFLARRAANPKLVGALLGVEGAHALDGDLTNLDRLYAAGVRMMAPTHFFDNEWGGSAHGLAKGGLTDLGRELIRRMEQKSMVVDLAHASPAVIDDVLAMATRPVVISHTGVRGTCGGLRNITDDQLRGIARTGGVVGIGYFFAAVCGQDARSIARAMRYAANVAGVEHVALGSDYDGAVSVPFDTAHLAEITDALLEEGFSEQEIALMMGGNVQRVWLAALP
- a CDS encoding cobalamin B12-binding domain-containing protein gives rise to the protein MTERRLRILIAKPGLDGHDRGAKVIARALRDAGMEVIYTGLRQTPEQIVAAAVQEDVDAIGVSILSGAHMTLFPRILELMREQGIDDIPLFGGGIIPDEDIPKLKAAGVDEIFTPGATMDAIIAYIQNRVGTAAANA
- the aroB gene encoding 3-dehydroquinate synthase is translated as MNRLQAHPTATVPVTHASGRYDIHIGVGLCRALGHHLHQTFGDAPRSVAIVTNPKVARHYAAATTASLEAAGFAVQLCVIPDGERFKHLRTVERIWDFCLAQRLERRDVLVALGGGVVGDLVGFAAATYLRGVAFVQVPTTLLAMIDSSVGGKTGFNWREGKNLIGAFHQPALVVADLETLQTLPRREWHAGWHEAIKYGVIRDADLFARLEARLPLSLRRDAPWDWLGEVIADCCRIKADIVARDERETGERKILNFGHTIGHALEAVTKYRRFRHGEAVGLGMIAACQIAAELGWMAAAEAERVQALVRRVGRMPATSGIAVDAVLAALAYDKKVVGGQARFILPSRIGVVQETSAPTPALIRRTLQRLLSEGHP